A part of Cryptococcus gattii WM276 chromosome G, complete sequence genomic DNA contains:
- a CDS encoding Hypothetical Protein (Similar to TIGR gene model, INSD accession AAW44442.1): protein MSQSPLARSTRRSLSAFAQQPSKLSKSNVASEAPDSPSPSGSTRTPLKKFATPSRESIDRYRNVGSSTSTQVTTPIIHYSPYALSTPPQSLSKSASIPFDMAASAKAARRAEQEVKLRGAESSTKKKKFIRKKSLYQQVIGFPQKVADKFLYHTPASILDILPDPHMANPIALGIHVVHYLLIAPFFATRSDDFESVLRTGRTRSDVSSRWDEWENEGKGGKSGLLGSRIRTILVLLLMVLAIGNALYLFTRFRTYDMLLRNAQEPVHSPHASPVPAPKVKVTKDDDDEKIFEAPSPVEAEPWGPKALKFIGKTLIFMIKLLLHAVFSAFGRPLGNGPSLKDFDQAENKIQSLRVWDPPEFCLAFFCAYPPTAPFLTHLLTHINPFLTPVLHLSTTFLLSNLAQSYAQLVKDRMLLSAEVMREYDQRFVYKKIFSNKVDRGVSTNECT from the exons ATGTCACAATCACCGCTCGCCAGATCCACCCGAAGGAGTCTTTCAGCATTTGCTCAACAACCCTCGAAACTGTCAAAAAGCAATGTGGCTTCAGAAGCCCCAGATTCGCCTTCGCCTTCGGGATCCACTAGGACGCCTTTGAAGAAGTTTGCGACACCGAGCCGAGAGTCCATCGATCGCTATCGCAATGTTGGCTCTTCAACAAGCACACAGGTGACCACGCCCATAATACATTATTCCCCTTACGCGTTGTCCACTCCGCCACAAAGTCTGAGCAAGAGTGCTAGCATTCCGTTTGACATGGCGGCCAGTGCTAAAGCAGCTAGGCGGGCTGAACAGGAGGTGAAACTGAGAGGTGCAGAGTCCAGcacgaagaagaagaaattTATCAGGAAAAAGTCTCTCTACCAACA GGTCATCGGGTTCCCTCAGAAAGTTGCAGACAAATTCTTATATCATACACCCGCTTCCATTTTGGATATCCTTCCAGATCCCCATATGGCAAACCCCATAGCGCTAGGTATTCATGTCGTTCACTATTTGCTTATTGCCCCTTTCTTCGCCACCAGAAGCGATGACTTTGAGAGCGTTTTAAGGACAGGTCGTACTCGCAGCGATGTGTCAAGCCGCTGGGATGAGTGGGAGAATGAGGGGAAAGGCGGAAAGTCCGGTCTATTGGGGAGTCGTATA AGGACTATCCTTGTACTTTTGCTTATGGTACTGGCAATTGGTAACGCACTGTACCTATTCACACGATTCAGAACATACGACATGTTACTTAGAAAT GCTCAGGAGCCGGTGCACTCTCCACATGCTTCTCCCGTCCCTGCTCCCAAAGTCAAGGTTACCAAAgacgacgatgatgaaAAGATCTTTGAAGCACCATCTCCTGTCGAAGCCGAACCTTGGGGACCGAAAGCCCTCAAATTCATTGGCAAAACTCTCATTTTCATGATCAAGCTGCTCCT GCATGCGGTGTTCTCAGCTTTTGGCCGTCCGCTAGGGAATGGCCCTTCATTAAAAGATTTTGACCAAGCTGAGAACAAGATTCAGTCTCTGCGGGTCTGGGACCCACCAGAGTTTTGTCTCGCCTTCTTTTG TGCATACCCTCCAACTGCGCCCTTCCTTACCCATCTCCTTACCCACATCAACCCTTTCCTTACTCCTGTTCTTCATCTCTCCACTaccttcctcctttccaACTTGGCACAATCATACGCTCAACTCGTCAAAGATCGCATGTTACTTTCTGCAGAGGTTATGCGTGAGTATGATCAGAGATTTGTATACAAGAAGATTTTCTCGAACAAGGTGGATAGGGGAGTGAGCACAAACGAATGTACGTAA
- a CDS encoding Hypothetical protein (Similar to SGTC gene model, INSD accession EAL19509.1; CNBG4560), with product MYWPTATTRLVGTPYPLDKEPITHARSSRKGNFFAIVTKDGLGIWDVRPTVMQAAVLRSKASIDRFGSNVDVFWAHDGRGLIILTDTSHLLFYQLVPSSRPSYDSPGPSTPGPGEGDVVMGWELRALGTAFVMGGCEYVLPQTHNIIMALRHPPSILSVPYPVPSQLLTPPNSHFPPPPLDAATESQVECETWDLGNSRSWIIGREPPVPTKMTAHKTPALPMLHIMLTKDGRAYAVYQASQLIHFSNNEVQRSQLSAGPKYLGIIIHPPLVDLSKKMEMLDIENVKTSGDDVEDKAVEICINFRFSLVAIGLESGKINIISLPSWPSAPKLSHILDLRQSGNLKSSPGQVKSLAWTGDGYCLAAGYKRGWAAWSMGGRLNGWGVQDEDESEDPGVVDLFWIPGNLELFVLRSYQKGKPQIEVVSFTKSATTNQPSPDNTRYAFLQMDDRVMVYRGADQPDMSVINPESDVWQSIKIPTAYIATNWPIRYASISSDGKLIAVAGRRGLTHYSATSGRWRLFQDEREERDFIVKGGLLWFHHVLIVAVDTDKTHQIRLHSRDLDLNEILHSQTLPSPVLVMTLLENSLLVYTADNMLYHFLILPSQSSIKLHLCGSISFRGIIEVPTRVRALSWLIPEAQKTLGDPADDLIVATIIFLVDGKLVLLRPRRARTDEVRYDMQILADHIEAYWTHLQGVGTLENSLWGFDGLNMRIWLDALTIEATKVDLMSDAYENVEESVKLRPDFYPLSILMDKGIIIGVDYETSTRTLPFPIHKTYTGTHLFLPQFLRYHLSSSPPSLANALILAQHYQSLVYFAHSLEVLLHSVLEDEDLSKSEYNNDDKDSKQDSVLAAVVIFLDYFPESLDVIVRCARKTEIERWPMLFDLVGKPRHLFENCLKDGKIRTAASYLLVLHTLEGLEDADDTVRLLHQAIRAQEFNLCKELLRFLHSIDDSGDALRKAIAKVGIIEPADMASGSETPTKLSQLPMPTRTMQ from the exons ATGTACTGGCCAACCGCGACAACTCGTCTTGTCGGCACACCTTACCCACTAGACAAGGAGCCTATCACGCATGCACGATCAAGCAGAAAAGGCAACTTTTTCGCGATCGTTACAAAAGATGGCCTTGGAATTTGGGATGTCAGA CCAACTGTAATGCAAGCAGCTGTGTTGCGGTCGAAAGCGAGTATTGACCGATTTGGAAGCAATGTTGATGTTTTCTGGGCTCATGATGGTCGAGGACTTATCATTCTG ACGGATACTTCACACTTGCTATTCTACCAACTGGTACCCTCGTCACGTCCCTCGTATGATTCGCCGGGTCCATCAACACCAGGTCCAGGCGAAGGGGACGTCGTCATGGGTTGGGAGCTTCGCGCTCTTGGTACTGCATTTGTCATGGGAGGTTGCGAATACGTACTTCCCCAGACCCACAACATCATAATGGCCCTTCGACATCCACCATCTATACTCTCTGTTCCATATCCAGTTCCTAGCCAACTGCTTACACCACCCAATTCTCATTTCCCTCCGCCCCCTCTTGATGCAGCCACAGAATCCCAGGTTGAGTGCGAGACTTGGGACCTTGGGAACTCTAGAAGCTGGATTATAGGAAGAGAACCTCCGGTGCCTACAAAGATGACAGCACACAAGACACCGGCGCTGCCAATGTTGCACATTATGCTAACCAAAGATGGGCGAGCATATGCTGTCTATCAGGCAAGCCAGCTCATACATTTCTCAAATAATGAAGTGCAACGGAGCCAGCTATCTGCTGGGCCCAAATACCTCGGGATAATTATACATCCACCCCTTGTAGACCTGTCGaaaaagatggagatgCTTGATATCGAAAATGTTAAGACATCTGGAGATGATGTAGAAGATAAGGCAGTGGAGATCTGCATTAACTTTAGGTTTAGTTTGGTAGCTATTGGTTTGGAAAG CGGTAAAATCAACATTATTTCGCTTCCATCTTGGCCTTCTGCCCCCAAACTGTCGCATATTTTAGATCTTCGCCAATCGGGCAATCTCA AGTCATCGCCCGGCCAAGTTAAGAGTTTAGCGTGGACGGGAGATGGATATTGTCTCGCTGCAGGGTATAAGCGGGGGTGGGCCGCATGGAGTATGGGTGGCCGCTTGAATGGCTGGGGTGTAcaggatgaagatgaatcTGAGGATCCTGGAGTGGTCGATCTG TTCTGGATTCCAGGAAATTTGGAACTCTTCGTCTTGCGATCTTACCAAAAAGGAAAACCTCAAATAGAGGTTGTCTCTTTTACAAAAAGCGCAACTACCAATCAGCCATCGCCCGATAATACTCGATACGCTTTTCTGCAGATGGACGATCGAGTCATGGTTTATAGAGGTGCCGATCAACCTGACATGAGTGTGATCAATCCCGAATCTGACGTATGGCAAAGCATCAAG ATCCCGACCGCATACATTGCTACAAACTGGCCAATACGCTACGCCTCGATATCGTCCGATGGGAAGTTGATCGCGGTTGCCGGTCGTCGAGGTCTCACACACTATTCGGCGACATCTGGAAGATGGAGACTGTTTCAGGATGAGAGGGAAGAGCGAGATTTTATTGTAAAAGGAGGTTTGCTGTGGTTCCATCACGTACTCATTGTTGCCGTAGATACCGACAAAACTCATCAA ATTCGATTACATTCACGTGATCTCGATTTGAACGAGATTTTGCACTCTCAAACTCTACCGTCTCCAGTACTCGTCATGACTCTCCTTGAAAACTCTCTGTTGGTCTATACTGCCGATAATATGCTCTATCATTTCCTTATCCTTCCCAGCCAGTCGAGTATCAAGCTGCATCTTTGCGGCAGTATAAGCTTCAGAGGTATCATAGAAGTTCCAACTAGAGTGAGAGCTCTATCTTGGCTCATCCCCGAAGCGCAGAAGA CGCTTGGTGATCCCGCGGATGATCTAATTGTGGCCACTATCATCTTTCTTGTGGATGGGAAGTTGGTCTTATTGCGACCACGCCGA GCTCGAACAGATGAAGTACGATACGATATGCAGATCCTCGCTGATCACATTGAAGCTTATTGGACCCATCTTCAGGGTGTGGGCACTCTTGAAAACTCCTTATGGGGATTTGATGGACTGAACATGCGAATTTGGCTGGATGCCTTGACCATTGAGGCGACAAAGGTTGATCTCATGTCTGATGCGTATGAGAACGTGGAGGAAAGTGTTAAGTTGCGGCCTGATTTTTATCCTTTAT CAATACTTATGGACAAGGGCATCATCATCGGAGTCGACTACGAAACTTCTACTCGTACTCTTCCTTTCCCCATTCACAAAACCTACACGGGTAcccacctcttcctccctcaATTCCTACGCTACCACCTATCTTCgtctcctccttctctggCTAATGCACTCATTCTAGCGCAACACTATCAGTCTTTGGTATACTTTGCCCATTCGCTCGAGGTGTTACTACATTCTGTCCTTGAGGATGAAGACTTATCGAAATCAGAATACAATAATGACGACAAAGATAGCAAGCAAGACAGTGTACTTGCAGCAGTCGTCATCTTTTTGGACTACTTCCCAGAGAGCCTCGACGTAATCGTCAGATGTGCGCGGAAAACTGAAATTGAGCGATGGCCAATGTTATTTGACCTTGTCGGAAAGCCGAGACACCTATTTGAGAATTGCCTAAAAGATGGCAAGATCAGAACGGCTGCCAGCTATCTACTGGTGCTGCATACTTTGGAAGGACTAGAAGACGCCGAC GACACGGTTCGACTATTACACCAAGCCATCCGCGCCCAAGAGTTTAAC CTTTGCAAAGAGCTTCTCCGATTCTTACATTCCATCGATGACTCTGGTGATGCATTGCGCAAGGCGATTGCCAAAGTCGGCATCATTGAACCGGCCGATATGGCAAGCGGCAGCGAGACGCCCACGAAACTCTCACAACTTCCTATGCCAACAAGGACAATGCAGTAG
- a CDS encoding uncharacterized protein (Similar to TIGR gene model, INSD accession AAW44445.1), with the protein MWWLFPPDKLGRVKDENGELVFDVRHLEGEGGAMKVLQEEGEIIFIPSGWHHQVVNLDFCISINHNFFASPTLPHIYRALCVSQDRVEDSIADVQDMIIERLGAKHDQWEKEWLQEVQNLLQMDAGWDWRGFWETIMKNLKCPPSVNAPIVSRRNEWIGGVIKQYKKRREWVVLDTVRTIVEDIESWLV; encoded by the exons ATGTGGTGGCTCTTCCCCCCTGACAAGTTGGGCCGAGTCAAAGATGAAAACGGAGAGTTGGTATTTGATGTGAGACATTtagaaggagaaggaggggCGATGAAGGTGCTCCAAGAG GAGGGTGAAATAATATTCATCCCTTCGGGGTGGCATCATCAAGTCGTCAATCTTGATTTT TGCATATCAATCAACCACAATTTTTTTGCGTCACCCACCCTGCCACACATTTATCGAGCTCTTTGCGTCTCTCAAGATCGCGTGGAGGACTCAATTGCAGATGTCCAGGACATGATCATTGAGCGACTAGGCGCGAAACATGATCAGTGGGAGAAGGAGTGGCTTCAGGAAGTGCAGAACTTGTTGCAAATGGATGCAGGATGGGACTGGAGAGGGTTCTGGGAGACTATTATGAAGAATCTTAAG TGTCCACCATCTGTCAATGCTCCAATTGTCTCGCGACGAAACGAATGGATAGGAGGAGTGATCAAGCAGTAcaagaaaagaagggaatGGGTCGTACTGGACACTGTTAGAACCATAGTGGAGGACATTGAAAGCTGGCTAGTGTAG